The sequence GTTTTTTTTCGTATTCACCAGGAAAAACCCCTTTAGCTACATTCGTGGCCTCCTCCAGGCGCTGGTTATCGCCTTAGCAACTTCATCCAGGTAAGGAAGCCATTTTGAACAGTCTTTTATCCCATTGCAACAATCAACGCTAATGCATGATCTATTTCAGGGAGTAGTCCTATCAAAtccaaattaaatcaaattaaatagagAGTTCATCATGTATGTTaaaatttactcacactcaagtggttccaaaattGTTTGGATTCCTTTCTGCTATTgcatacaaaagaagatattctgaagaatgttggaaacctgtaaccactgatatTACAGTTGGGAAATAAATACTATGCAAGTTAATGATTAACGCTACAAAAATGTCCTTTTttacttagagttttttttttgtgtgtgtgtcttttttcaacaattgttaaatcaagaagcatttttagacaagcaaaaacaaaattcttatttttttccccagaaataatataaaaattaaatgagttttccttcaaacaagcaaaataatcttatttcaaacaaaaaaaacaacatttttgaaaaaaaaaaaattttagataatattttttagagacaaaagacaaaaactttaagaaaggtttctaacattcttcaaaatatcttctttagtgttaaaAAGGTCAACTACCTCTTCGAAATGTACCACCAAAACAAACTTGGTTTCAGCATTTAGATTTCTAATTGTATCATTTGAGTGactaatatttttcattattataaacTATATTGTACACTTAAATGCTCATTCTTTCTCCAGTTCAGCTACTCTGCCCATTACTATGAAGTGCTTACTGGAAAACTGCCATGTGGATCGTAAAATCGCTCGATTTGTACTTCCTGTGGGTGCTACTATCAATATGGATGGCACAGCGCTGTATGAGGCAGTGGCAGCCATCTTCATTGCACAGGTCAACGAGTACGAGCTTGACTTTGGACAACTCGTAACTATTAGGTAAGTATTTCTGTTATATAAAGGACAATACACAATACTAAAACTTTGGAAAAATGGCATTAAAAAAAGTCTCTTATGCTAAACAAAACGGCATTGATTGGATTAAAAAAATAGGTTACACTTTAGTGTTCTTGTTAACTAAACAGTAAGTCAACATTTGACGTGGTTTAAAAAAGGTTTTTCAAagttgtcctaagacaagaatgggtgttgttctatagttttagaacaactttgatgaatggTATTGATATACTTCAGgaatagttcactaaaaaattaATTCATAGATAATTTACTCACCCGTGAGTGTTCAAAACCATTGAGTTTTTCTTGAATGCTGGTAAAAGCATAAGAGacttaaagaaacatttaaaaactttCAAACATTTTTGAAACAGAGTGTGTATTGGCATATAAAGCTGAACGTACTTGACTTTGGTTGTCTTTTCTCAGTATCACAGCTACTGCAGCAAGCATCGGAGCAGCTGGAATCCCTCAGGCTGGTCTCGTCACGATGGTTATCGTCCTCACTTCAGTAGGTTTGCCTCCAGATGACATTTCACTCATTGTGGCCATCGACTGGATCCTGTAAGTGCAGTTAATACATGTACACACTACAGATCTACTACTGATTATATACCATAGCTGTCAATAATCTCATACATCTTTTTTTCTTTAGAGACCGATTTCGAACAATGATCAATGTGCTTGGAGATGCTTTAGCCGCAGGAATCATGGCTCATGTGTGCAGAAAGGACTTCCAGAAAGACATCCCATCATCAGGCAACTCAGAGAGAGTAAGATATATTTACCATGTGCTCATTtatgtatacaaaaaaaaaaaaaaaacatgcataagtGGCTTACCAGTAGAGGTGTGCGATAGACACAATTTTTGTTCAAGATGTCATTGATAAATATGATACTAAAACCAGCAGTTAATGTTGGTTGTGGCAATCACTATCTTAACCTCCTAGGGATTTAGTGTCCACAAACGTGGACAGAACagtttagctcttaagtggctttttaaaatactttgaatgttttgtattttgttacagacatacaatgtcatcctgcaactgttttgtaGCATATGAAATGTCAAAACCCTATGTGTAACGGTCCAAAATGggaaacattttgtttttactctctgatagtcaaagcaagttaaaaaaatttttttaatgttaaatatgcattaaataaaatttcaggAAAAAGTATTTTGTtaattcagaccacgagtccacatatatggacatcatttttctctaaaagtacattgtatcaaaagatgaaacttaggtttttattctaaattaggttctaataagcccaaacagcaaagagaaataaaaaaatcatgtaaaaaaaacaccttgggccttaagaggttaagtgattcactgaatcattcatttattatggGTTTAAAAATTAAGTATATGTGAAGTATCTATGAATGGATCACTAAATCGATATTGAcaagcaatttatttattttaaaacagatttctattttaaaattacagCATTTTCTAAGATAGGAGATAGTTACAGAAAAAATTAATTGAAAGCTGAAACTGctgataaaaaatataaatactgtatttaaaaagatgcttttaaagggatagtttacccaaaccTTAAAGTTCTGctatcatttactctcctttcacttgttttcttctattgaacacattAAGATACTATGACTTCCATAGCATTATTTAGTATTCCATAGTACATGGACgtctgtagtatttgttttctataaatgtcaatggttaccagttttgtttatcagctttcttcaaaattaatTTTTCTGTGTGTTTAACACAAAAATTAAACGCAcaaaggtttgcaaccacttgagtgcgagtaaatactgagtgaatttaaatttttgggtgaactatccctttaagtacaaTAATTTTGCCTATGTATCAGTATTATATTATGAAATGCCAAAGGGGGTTTTGCCCATCATTAATCAACACTCAAATTCTGATATTTGGAGAAAAATCATCTTGCTGGTGTGGTATAAATTAACTTCACCATAATTAAAAACCACACAAGTATATATTTGGCTTGAATTATGCATCCTAATAGCAGTGAATGCACTTActcaatctttttttaaaacaaaacttaatGTCAGctcatactttttaaaaataattataatattattgtaaataccGCACAGGTCTACTTGACAAAGTAGTAATTTTTGACAACTGCATAACATCAGTGTTTTGCCTTGCAGAGAGATACCATGATCTCCTTTGGAAACCAGAGTGTGCAAAGTTTTCCCACATCCGAGGTTCCACTGCTGGCCAACAGAGACTACATCTTAGAGGTTGTCGGTGATCAGGTGATCGAGAAGCCCACGGCCTGTTACAACCTCTGCCAAGTCTAAATACTGCAGTGTTACACTACCGAAGGGCACTTTAAAGTGAGAGTGCTCAACACTTCTAAGGGTCCTTTAAAAATGGAGAACTTTATAGAGCACAAGTGAAGCACTTTTGATTCAAGAATTGTTTGTGCAGGTTTATGACACAAGTGAGTTCCATGATACAGTTTAAGTCCCTTACAGCCATTAGAGCTCTCAGTCTGGAGGAAAAACCCTTCAAAAGGAACATGGCGTAGGGATGAGCCCTTTTGAATGGAACACAGCCGCTGACAGACAACAACACACAGGAACAGAAGTTGCCTTGACTTCACTAAAACCTTCCCTCTTCATTCCACGTTTGTGCCATTCAGTATTTTTACATCACCAATGTTACCATTACCTCAAAGTCACCTTGGGTGAACTTGACAAATGAGGACATTTGGGTGCTTTTGACACCTTAACTTGGGggttttgtaaaaaatataattttttttaaacgttcATCTTCTATTGCCTTAAAATGCAATAGTTAATGACTGTACTACTAAAAGAATTAGACCACAATAATATAAACCTTCTCCAAATGAAAAAACATTACACAACTAGTAGGTGGACTGGGGCTCAACTGGATCATCAGTTGCCTTGTCAGGGTGTATGGTGACAAAGTTATTTGTAATGACTGTACAAACAGGGGCGGTGTGTCTCTTCAGTATTTATATTGATTAGAGCATGCAGTCACTGTTACTTTACCGGTAAAGCTATTAGTTTATAATTGTATGCTGTAAgtgacttgtttatttttataataaaatcttAAACTCAACATTGTGGACTACTGGTTTTAATTTTTTCCAGTACTGTAACTGAATTAGGATTAGCTCATATTACATAACACCAAATTAACAATCACTGAAACTCAAATAAAAAGGACCAAAAATGAACAATTCCCACATCTACTAAAGTTCACTAAAACCAAGACACAAATGTCAACATTTGCGATGATGCCCATTGTTTTATTTCACAACTACATGTTAGACAGCAGCTCATGACAGATGTTCACTGTAGAATCCAAAAagtatttacttaaaaaataaagacactcAATATCAACACATAGAACCATACACGAGATGCTAAATAAATATTCCAACCATTCAGAACTCTTCCATCTTTTCCTACATAAATTAAGGCTTAAAACGAGCAACCATCCAGTAAATCCTACCTGATATTTCTTACAGCTGGCACCTCTTAAACATTGGCCGATTTAACCTTTCAGACATTAAAAAGTTGCAAAGGGAAAAGGATTGCCATATTTACTACGTGTAATCACTATTCAATATTGCACATATGCCAAAATGTGCACAAGAGAATGCCAAGGTTAAAAGTGTTTAATATCAATGTGGTGTAACCAACAGTGTCTGTAAAGCTGCTAATAGGTTTGCATAAACCATTAAGTAACAGATGATGCCGGTTGATCAGAGTATAGTAAACGGCTGCTTATTACAAACGTGAcgagataatatatatatatatatgtatatagtgcatCACTGTACAAAAACAGACAATTAGGATTAATGTCAGTCactgataatataaatatacgcacacatacacacaataccAACCTTAAGTCTTGTAGCAGGAGCATAAGAACTGTCTGTGCTGAAAATGATCATTCGGACATAAGAGGCATCCTGGGAAATTGATGTGGGGTGTCTTACTACAGAAACTACTCAGGATTTTGGAAGACCTCAGGGGGAACACGACTGTACAACTGTAAGATTGTGAATTTCATACATGATGTGAACCTGTATTCCTGTTTCATCCACCACTGCTCAATCGAGGGGATGAACGCCTCTGGAAAATATTACGAATAAATAGCAAGCAGTCCATTGGCCAAATCAAATCAACCGTTGTCATATAGCTAAAGTTATACATTTACAATTTGGTCCAATGCCTGAAAATAACAAACGCTTATGGTCTTCTACTCATGATATatggtgtatttttaaatgagatCCTTGAGTAAAAACTCTGGAAGTGTGAAAATGTGCTGTGTAGAAATGGAGAAATTAAAGAAccaattaaaagaaaagaaagaaacaaaaaggtTGAGCAAAACGAAATAAAATTTAATGATTGTAAATGCCATGTGAAACAAAAAGAAAGGGTTCAAAAGGAAAGACAAAAgcaaaattaacaaaaagaaagaaaaactaatagaacaaaacacaaaattaaatcacaaggCAGTCTTAAAAAGCATACGCATTAGTACTGTATATCTATTTTCAAAGAACCAAACTAAACTCAAAGTATGTTTTAgtctagagaaaaaaaaacaaaaaaaaggcaaaCCATAAACAGAAGATGCTGATGCTcaaatgtaataacatttttacataaatactcAGTACCTAGTATTTAGATGTCCAAATATATTTTTGGAATATGCTCAGAGATGTGCAAGCTGCACCTCTGCCGGGGAGAAACTAAACTTTCTATTCATGTCTTTGGTCCTTCTAAGATATCAGTCTTTTCAGAGGGTCCCTTACAAACAATTAACAAGTTAAAGACTTTTCCCCTCACTGAACACAGGCAATTCATAGACACTCGGCTTCCTTTGCCACTGCCTCTTTTCTGTGAAACACTCAGCATGCTGGATTTAAAACTCCGATTGCAATGAACGAATGATCTGCTGCTGTTTCTTGCCAAACCAAAAAGTGCTACATTATTGAGAGCAAAGAGGACAACCGTCATCAAATTAAGGCATTGTAAATACTGAAGAACAATGTAGGATGTGGATACTGacgaaacatttaaaaagttaagATCTCAATTTTAAATCCAGCATCTGGCGAACGAGGCATCTGGCCACATATATGGCACGTAGCAACAATATCAGGCTAACATCGGAGACAAATTTGTATCAAATGCGAAATTGGTCAAATATTGGGATGAACCAGAACACCTAAAACACTTGCATTTGAAGCATCCAACAGCTTGaatcttaaaagaaacaaaaataacctGTCAAACAGATGTCTAAACGAGACTGAGAAAACGTGAACATTTGCAAAGACTTGATTATAcactaaaataatagtttttcaaAACTGCCAATTTCTCTGGCATCGCAGAAACCCCCCTCCCTCTCCTTCATTTTGCAGGCAAACCCTGCTTTCTACTTGTGCGACTTGCTTGTTTTGAATGACACTTGTAAAATCTTGTCCCCGAGACGGTAGCCGTTGAGACTGGCAATAGCCATGGCGGCCTCTTCGTAGTGTGTCATGGTAACAAACCCAAATCCTTTGCACTTGTTGGTGTTGAAGTCGCGGATCACTTTGACGTTTGTGACTGCGCCGAAAGGCCCGAACATCTGCCACAGAATGCCCTCATCTGCGTCCTGGCCCAGGTTGTAGATGAAGATGCACCAGCCTGATGAGGAGTTTCCAGGTACGTTTACACCAGACATGCCGCTCATGTGGTCCACGCTCATCGGAGAGAACCTGAGAACAGGAAATGACATCATATGTTCAGCAGATATGCACTTAATGTTTTAAGAACCAAGAGTTTAATTCCTTAAGAGCAATGTGGTTAACCAATGTAATGGACATACATGTAATAACTTGCttatcaggggtgcgtttcccaaacaacgagataactcatggctgaactatcatagtaccaTGCATCGTTTGGCAAAAGAACAATgtggtgacgagtgtttccccaaaACCAGTCGCTTTGtggcagatccatcgtttgaaccacattagttataacgtaaaaagTCCATAATGATGTGCTAAATGCGGTGGAGTAAATACTTCCTTAGAGAAAAACCTCCTACTTTTGtgcatattatattgttttacaagcacaagcattttttttaatccaatattagttgattaaaaacatgcactctttttttatattaattgaaatgtatgaaaacagcacatatagggcctgcTTCCCTTTACAAATactattgagaacattacatattctaaaGTATAAAATTACTTCGCCAAcactctaatctcatatataaatcataaatcgttaggctaatggttgaaattgacagtaggttatttattaagaaaagacaaaaatcctacctaataataataacaacaacaactactactactattattttatcattattatcatcattaagtaggatattgtttatttattttttgaaaagtcaacTTTTACAATGACACATTCAAACCGGCTGCGTTCAAGATGGCCTAAATATCTTCTAAGTTCATTACTAAGAGAACGCAATGAATTAACGTCAATATAAGGATTGCTGAAACTGAACTATGCttttaactacagctctagaggtgtagctGAAAACGTACAAGTTTACAAATGTCtattggaacaatggatttgggaaatggcaaTTCAAAAAATTAAGTTTGTAATGGAACTTGCAAGCTTAGTTGGataacaatggttttcggaaacagcCTAGATTGGAATCTGCTCACCAAATCTGTGAAATATCCAATTTGTGCTGTTTTTTGCAATATCTTCATTGGTTTATATG is a genomic window of Danio aesculapii chromosome 2, fDanAes4.1, whole genome shotgun sequence containing:
- the elavl1a gene encoding ELAV-like protein 1a isoform X2, producing MTQKDVEEMFGRYGRIINSRVLVDQASGLSRGVAFIRFDKKAEAEDAIKDLNGQKPPGAAEQMTVKFAASPNQVKNTQVIPQVYHQQSRRFGGPVHHQAQRFRFSPMSVDHMSGMSGVNVPGNSSSGWCIFIYNLGQDADEGILWQMFGPFGAVTNVKVIRDFNTNKCKGFGFVTMTHYEEAAMAIASLNGYRLGDKILQVSFKTSKSHK